One genomic segment of Paenibacillus xylanexedens includes these proteins:
- a CDS encoding amidohydrolase family protein, whose protein sequence is MIDLLITDTVISGAERRMDVGISSGKIAFVTPCGERKTEASRVVQGKGGLLLPGFVEPHIHLEKAYLLDSMDREAESLQDAIRITSKLKSSFTREDMYRRSLVVIREAVRNGVTHMRCHAEVDPVLGLRAAESALRLKQSLKHQLDLQVVAFPQEGVFKSPGTAELMEEAIRIGADVIGGITYQDADLGEHLDFAFGLAGKYGKPLDFHADFSVDSNDRAVVEIAKRTIAAGMQGHLAAGHVTSLGSLPEHEALVIGELLCLAGISVITLPMTDLFLNGREGSEGHHRGLTPVKLLQDCGVNVAIGVNNVRNPFTPFGKADPIEAAWLLAITSYMGGKRDALILTNMLTHNAAQALGIDNYGVRVGAPADMVLFRERSEREVLLNKPEARTVWKSGLQVACTDSKPLELPWLSEDIETI, encoded by the coding sequence ATGATTGATCTACTTATCACAGATACGGTGATTTCCGGGGCTGAAAGGCGAATGGATGTCGGGATATCCTCTGGCAAGATTGCATTTGTCACGCCATGCGGGGAAAGGAAAACCGAAGCGTCTCGTGTAGTGCAGGGCAAAGGAGGCTTATTGCTGCCCGGATTCGTCGAGCCGCATATTCATTTGGAAAAAGCATATTTGCTGGATTCCATGGATCGGGAGGCGGAGTCTCTCCAGGACGCAATTCGGATAACATCCAAACTGAAAAGTTCGTTCACGAGGGAGGACATGTATCGTCGCTCGCTGGTTGTCATTCGAGAAGCCGTCAGGAATGGTGTAACCCATATGCGTTGCCATGCAGAGGTTGATCCGGTTCTTGGACTCAGAGCTGCCGAATCTGCTCTTCGTCTCAAACAATCCTTAAAACATCAACTGGATTTACAGGTAGTTGCCTTTCCACAAGAAGGGGTGTTTAAGAGTCCGGGGACTGCTGAGCTGATGGAAGAAGCCATTCGTATAGGAGCCGATGTGATTGGAGGAATCACTTATCAGGATGCAGACCTGGGGGAGCACTTGGATTTTGCATTTGGTCTGGCAGGGAAGTACGGAAAACCGCTGGATTTTCACGCGGATTTCTCGGTCGATTCCAACGACCGTGCCGTTGTGGAAATTGCAAAAAGGACAATTGCTGCAGGAATGCAGGGGCATTTAGCCGCCGGACATGTAACCTCGCTCGGTTCCCTCCCTGAACACGAAGCTTTGGTTATCGGAGAGCTTCTGTGTCTTGCCGGAATCAGCGTCATTACGCTGCCGATGACGGACCTCTTTTTGAATGGAAGGGAAGGCTCCGAAGGACATCATAGAGGTCTGACTCCCGTGAAACTACTGCAGGACTGTGGAGTGAATGTGGCAATTGGCGTCAATAATGTGCGCAACCCATTCACGCCGTTTGGCAAAGCAGACCCAATTGAGGCTGCCTGGCTATTGGCGATTACTTCGTATATGGGCGGCAAACGGGATGCGCTCATCTTGACCAATATGCTGACGCATAACGCGGCACAGGCGTTAGGCATTGATAATTATGGCGTTAGGGTCGGCGCTCCGGCTGATATGGTATTGTTCCGAGAGCGGTCGGAAAGGGAAGTTCTGCTTAATAAACCGGAGGCCCGCACGGTTTGGAAATCGGGTTTACAGGTAGCTTGTACTGACTCAAAACCTTTGGAATTACCGTGGTTGTCGGAAGATATCGAAACAATCTAA
- a CDS encoding PucR family transcriptional regulator — translation MLLTDLLKNGIYDDARVITGHKGLIREVQTVNIMDCPDIIRFLRPNELLLTNGFFMKQQPEMFIHLIRDMQRLHCSGLAIKTKRFELPIPDEILWEADQNEFPIIEISDVRLSLGEILQRSTSVILNNKSDELQYALSIHKKFSEMIMRGKGISSIIDSLSKLFSSPVVLLNYKWQTISASSQGTNVAELTAAAVNTLQDLSDISSPTSLCLINTSVRERCCMLVYPVKTYRHEGYLLSFHSPDQWTGLFGLTLEQASNVIGMELTKSQAVKERSRRHKNEFFSDLIEGYITSEQEALNRGKRCGLIKGRSSVVLTMRNDEVHHMHQRFPNYEGSVPPKGDNVTEQEEQYEHIKRVFGGLDHSFVMFTKHDTYCLLLSIPESGWDEAKITEQLSGMLKELHHETGLSLSIGIGKPATNVLGVRHSYTEAVNALQFGYWLKRKQFVQSYQAKDIGYLFHMLPHNELKQFYDATLNGLLHIADEHEKKELLRTLNAFYDTQCQLVETSKQLFVHRNTVVYRLEKCEKLLGVKLKDPTESLRIRIAIAIEPLLL, via the coding sequence GTGCTGCTGACAGATTTGCTGAAAAACGGCATTTACGATGATGCCAGAGTGATTACGGGGCATAAGGGTCTAATACGTGAGGTTCAAACGGTCAACATTATGGACTGTCCGGATATTATTCGCTTTCTAAGGCCAAACGAGCTCTTGCTGACCAACGGCTTTTTCATGAAGCAGCAGCCAGAGATGTTTATTCATCTAATCAGAGACATGCAGCGGCTTCATTGCTCGGGGTTGGCCATCAAAACCAAGCGCTTTGAACTACCGATCCCTGATGAAATACTTTGGGAAGCGGATCAGAACGAATTTCCCATCATCGAAATTTCCGATGTCCGTCTATCCCTAGGCGAAATTTTGCAGCGATCGACCAGTGTAATTCTGAACAACAAGAGCGACGAACTGCAATATGCACTCAGCATCCACAAAAAATTCTCCGAGATGATCATGCGCGGCAAAGGAATTTCCAGCATTATCGATTCCTTGTCCAAACTGTTCTCATCCCCAGTCGTTCTGTTAAACTACAAATGGCAAACTATCTCTGCTTCCAGCCAGGGTACAAATGTTGCTGAACTCACTGCAGCCGCTGTAAATACACTTCAAGACTTGTCCGATATTTCTAGTCCCACTTCGCTGTGCCTCATCAACACATCAGTCCGAGAGCGTTGCTGCATGCTGGTATATCCAGTAAAAACTTACCGCCACGAAGGCTATTTGTTATCCTTTCATTCACCGGATCAATGGACTGGCCTTTTTGGTCTGACGCTTGAGCAGGCCTCCAACGTCATTGGAATGGAGCTGACCAAATCACAGGCTGTCAAAGAGCGCTCCCGCAGGCACAAAAACGAATTTTTTTCCGATCTGATTGAGGGATATATCACTTCTGAGCAGGAGGCGCTGAACCGCGGCAAGAGATGTGGGCTTATCAAGGGGCGTTCAAGCGTCGTGCTGACCATGCGTAATGACGAGGTGCATCACATGCATCAAAGATTTCCTAATTACGAAGGTTCGGTGCCTCCGAAAGGAGATAATGTCACGGAGCAAGAGGAGCAATACGAGCACATCAAACGTGTTTTTGGTGGGTTAGATCATTCCTTCGTCATGTTTACCAAACATGATACCTACTGTCTTCTGTTATCTATCCCTGAGTCGGGGTGGGATGAGGCGAAAATCACCGAGCAGCTGTCAGGAATGCTTAAAGAGCTGCATCATGAGACTGGACTGAGCCTGTCTATCGGCATTGGCAAACCTGCAACAAATGTACTCGGCGTTCGTCATTCTTATACAGAAGCGGTTAATGCATTGCAATTCGGCTACTGGCTAAAACGAAAGCAATTTGTCCAATCTTACCAAGCCAAGGACATCGGATATTTATTCCACATGCTTCCCCACAACGAACTGAAACAATTTTACGACGCGACCTTAAACGGACTGCTGCACATTGCAGACGAACATGAAAAAAAAGAGTTGCTGCGCACCTTGAACGCTTTTTATGATACACAATGCCAGCTTGTCGAAACATCCAAGCAACTTTTCGTTCATCGAAATACGGTGGTGTATCGACTGGAAAAGTGTGAAAAACTCCTGGGTGTGAAACTCAAAGATCCAACTGAAAGCTTACGAATCCGCATAGCGATAGCCATCGAACCTCTGCTACTTTAA
- a CDS encoding GH32 C-terminal domain-containing protein: MKDKSKYAICLLMATGLALTSNGIFTSKSIAASAVLADQETNKQAKKELDIFESASKSNTNLIGWQVKGKGGLEDTSEGILLTSQPKENVMAISETVSDDFIYEADVMIRDTKADATLLFRSNEDGFSSYMLQIVPDAGLIRLRDARNGDGRLKEERKVSVEMGQIYHLKVKAVGSSLKVYWGNQYKPLIDVQDISYQSGKLGLHVWDGSALFSNIVVSDLKGNLGTLLATKGKWQPDINGKRGMVEQEIKVQQIYTKEAADMVYEGNITLHSDSIAALAFRSSTDGTEGYEATLTKEADQVRVSLTNIKGTVIASSQRTYPSQMGAKHHVEIKAKGDRIQVFLDGYTTAAIDVKDSSYRSGSTGIVVKKGTAYFQDTYVTELSQYYNEIYRPQYHYTPIRGSASDPNGLVYFEGEYHLFHQDGGTWAHAVSKDMLNWKRLPIALPWNDHGHVWSGSAVADMTNASGLFGDSGGKGLIAYYTSFNPDSPNGNQRIGLAYSKDQGRTWEYSKERPIVIENPGKSGNEAGNWDFRDPKVIRDDENNRWVMVVSGGDHIRFYTSTNLLDWTLTDNWGYGDYVRGGVWECPDLFQLPVDGTSQKKWVMMISTGANPKTGGSDAEYFIGHLTADGKFVNDNPAGKVLRTDFGKEFYASMSFANMPDHRTVMMAWMTNWDYPFAFPTSNWKGELTIPREVSLVTTKDGIRMVQSPIKELESLRKPLYSASNKSVSPSSGNLLKGIISGAYEIEVEIEIPEASTVTEFGFNIREGADQKTVVGYKASDSHMFVDRTASGETDFSNLFSKKHEAPAQMENNRIKMRILVDESSVEAFGNNGKVVFSDVIFPDPASRAMSFYVKGGNVNVVSLKVHQLQSVWNEDIPSKAQIKMDTSVRELGVGESDTLQAMVEYGPGLGVQPLKWNSSNNDVIAIDLVDNSHAVIKAKKEGESTVTVSTPNGKTSTSVLVKVSGGEFQTNLSGWTKDLSAASWLVSEHGIRGKYFSDANYIAKEKAGNFTYEADMMLGETGGAGSILFRASEDGRSGYYLNLDPNMKAIRLFYKINGGFEERQVLAKVPTFIQPGQTYKVKIEANGPHIVVHVDSQKVIDIMDGTFAEGHFGLHVFGGSASYQNVNVSNGEPANLTKSSLVNAATQKSIYTVNLVNGEPVTLQDASAASVQKWVFVPTGDKAGSYSIRTTAGQTLDLDIGQNKLQLYHYLGYNNQRWVLHQNKDGSVHITSAHHQKALEVSEDGTELFLNELNPSLDRQKWILTK; the protein is encoded by the coding sequence ATGAAAGATAAATCTAAATATGCAATATGTCTTCTGATGGCAACGGGATTAGCTCTGACTTCAAACGGTATTTTTACATCTAAATCAATTGCGGCTAGTGCTGTGCTCGCTGATCAGGAAACAAATAAACAGGCAAAGAAGGAGCTCGATATTTTTGAAAGCGCATCCAAATCAAACACCAATCTGATAGGCTGGCAAGTGAAAGGAAAAGGTGGATTAGAGGATACTTCAGAAGGAATCTTGCTGACATCACAGCCTAAAGAAAATGTAATGGCCATCTCAGAGACGGTGTCAGACGATTTTATCTATGAAGCTGATGTCATGATCAGGGATACGAAGGCAGACGCCACATTGTTGTTTCGTTCTAATGAAGATGGCTTTAGCTCGTACATGCTGCAAATCGTTCCGGACGCAGGTCTGATTCGGTTAAGAGATGCAAGAAATGGAGATGGGAGATTAAAGGAGGAGCGTAAAGTTTCTGTTGAAATGGGGCAAATCTATCATCTCAAAGTGAAGGCAGTGGGTTCCTCGCTAAAAGTATACTGGGGCAATCAATATAAACCATTAATTGATGTTCAAGACATTTCGTATCAAAGCGGAAAGCTTGGACTTCATGTATGGGATGGATCCGCCTTATTTTCGAACATCGTAGTGAGCGATCTGAAAGGTAATTTGGGTACATTGCTTGCTACCAAGGGAAAATGGCAGCCTGATATCAACGGCAAAAGAGGGATGGTAGAACAGGAGATCAAAGTACAGCAAATCTATACTAAAGAGGCGGCTGATATGGTCTATGAAGGGAATATCACCCTTCATTCCGATTCTATTGCAGCTCTCGCATTTCGATCTTCAACCGATGGAACCGAAGGATATGAAGCTACTCTTACGAAGGAAGCAGATCAGGTCCGTGTAAGTTTGACGAATATAAAAGGAACCGTAATTGCAAGTTCGCAACGTACTTATCCGAGTCAGATGGGAGCCAAACATCATGTGGAAATCAAGGCAAAGGGAGATCGAATTCAGGTCTTCCTGGACGGATACACTACGGCCGCGATTGACGTGAAAGATTCAAGCTACAGGAGTGGAAGTACCGGAATCGTCGTCAAAAAGGGGACGGCTTACTTCCAGGATACTTATGTGACGGAACTGAGCCAATATTACAATGAGATATATCGTCCACAATATCACTACACTCCAATACGCGGTTCAGCGAGTGATCCGAATGGACTTGTCTACTTCGAAGGAGAATATCATCTCTTCCATCAGGATGGAGGAACATGGGCGCATGCGGTAAGTAAAGATATGCTGAACTGGAAACGGCTTCCGATTGCACTTCCCTGGAATGATCACGGACATGTCTGGTCTGGGTCGGCTGTTGCGGATATGACAAATGCATCTGGTTTATTCGGAGATTCAGGAGGCAAGGGTCTTATTGCATACTATACTTCCTTTAATCCGGATAGCCCAAATGGGAACCAGCGTATAGGTCTGGCTTACAGTAAAGACCAAGGTCGTACTTGGGAGTATTCGAAGGAACGCCCGATTGTGATCGAGAACCCAGGTAAGAGCGGAAATGAAGCTGGGAATTGGGATTTCCGCGATCCGAAAGTAATCCGTGATGATGAGAATAACCGCTGGGTTATGGTTGTGTCCGGAGGAGATCATATTCGTTTCTACACGTCAACGAATTTACTTGACTGGACATTGACAGATAATTGGGGATATGGGGATTACGTCCGCGGAGGCGTATGGGAATGCCCTGATTTGTTCCAGCTTCCGGTAGACGGAACGTCACAGAAGAAGTGGGTTATGATGATCAGTACAGGAGCGAATCCCAAAACAGGAGGATCAGATGCCGAGTATTTTATCGGTCATTTAACAGCTGATGGTAAATTCGTGAACGATAATCCGGCAGGTAAGGTGTTAAGAACAGATTTTGGTAAAGAATTTTACGCTTCGATGTCTTTCGCTAATATGCCTGATCATCGCACAGTGATGATGGCGTGGATGACGAATTGGGACTATCCGTTCGCTTTCCCAACGTCCAATTGGAAAGGTGAACTAACCATTCCGAGAGAAGTATCATTGGTAACAACCAAAGATGGAATTCGGATGGTGCAAAGTCCAATCAAAGAATTGGAATCACTGCGTAAACCTTTGTATTCTGCTTCCAACAAGTCGGTTAGTCCTTCTTCAGGGAATCTGTTAAAAGGTATTATTTCAGGTGCTTACGAAATTGAAGTTGAAATTGAAATCCCTGAAGCCAGCACAGTGACCGAGTTTGGCTTTAACATTCGTGAGGGTGCAGATCAGAAGACGGTCGTGGGTTATAAGGCAAGTGATAGTCATATGTTTGTGGACCGAACTGCATCCGGTGAAACGGATTTTTCTAACCTTTTCAGTAAGAAACATGAAGCGCCTGCGCAAATGGAGAATAATCGGATCAAGATGCGTATTCTTGTGGATGAATCTTCTGTTGAAGCCTTTGGTAACAACGGCAAAGTCGTCTTTTCAGATGTAATATTTCCGGATCCTGCTAGTAGAGCGATGAGTTTTTACGTGAAAGGTGGGAATGTGAACGTTGTTTCCTTGAAAGTGCATCAACTTCAATCTGTCTGGAATGAGGACATTCCTTCAAAAGCTCAAATAAAGATGGATACGAGCGTTCGGGAACTGGGGGTAGGCGAGTCGGATACACTGCAGGCGATGGTCGAGTATGGACCAGGTTTAGGCGTTCAACCGCTTAAGTGGAATTCCAGTAATAACGACGTAATAGCCATAGACTTGGTAGACAACTCACACGCAGTTATTAAGGCAAAAAAAGAAGGGGAGTCCACAGTCACCGTATCTACTCCGAATGGTAAAACTTCCACTAGTGTGCTCGTTAAAGTCTCAGGTGGCGAGTTCCAGACAAATCTGAGTGGATGGACTAAAGATCTGTCTGCTGCTTCATGGTTAGTTAGTGAACATGGGATCCGTGGTAAATATTTTAGCGATGCGAATTATATTGCCAAAGAGAAGGCTGGGAATTTTACGTATGAAGCAGACATGATGCTTGGTGAAACAGGAGGGGCAGGTTCTATTTTGTTCAGGGCTAGCGAAGATGGTCGCAGTGGTTATTATCTGAATCTAGACCCTAACATGAAGGCAATCCGTCTGTTCTACAAAATCAATGGAGGATTTGAAGAACGGCAGGTTCTTGCAAAAGTACCCACTTTCATTCAGCCAGGTCAAACGTATAAGGTGAAAATAGAAGCGAATGGTCCGCATATTGTCGTTCATGTGGACAGTCAAAAAGTCATAGATATCATGGATGGTACTTTTGCAGAAGGCCACTTTGGACTCCATGTATTTGGCGGCTCCGCATCTTACCAGAACGTTAATGTGAGCAATGGCGAACCTGCAAACCTCACCAAGTCCAGCCTTGTAAATGCCGCAACACAGAAATCCATTTATACCGTGAACCTTGTCAACGGGGAGCCGGTTACCTTGCAAGATGCAAGTGCAGCTTCCGTCCAAAAGTGGGTATTTGTTCCGACAGGCGACAAAGCAGGTTCGTATTCGATTCGTACTACGGCCGGGCAGACGCTTGATCTGGATATAGGGCAAAACAAACTTCAGCTATATCATTACTTAGGGTACAATAACCAGCGTTGGGTCCTTCACCAGAACAAAGACGGATCAGTTCATATTACTTCAGCTCATCATCAAAAAGCATTAGAAGTATCGGAAGATGGGACCGAACTCTTTCTAAATGAACTGAATCCATCACTTGATCGACAAAAATGGATATTAACAAAATAA